A stretch of Nitrospirota bacterium DNA encodes these proteins:
- a CDS encoding cyclic 2,3-diphosphoglycerate synthase has translation MPVTTVLIMGAAGRDFHNFNVVFRDRPEYRVVAFTAAQIPNIAGRCYPPELAGSLYPEGIPIHPEGELESLIAIHKVDEVIFAYSDISHGDVMHQASRVLAAGADFSLLGGRRTMVPAKKPVVSVCAVRTGAGKSPATRKIASLLREEGLRVAVIRHPMPYGDLAKQAVQRFACLEDLRIADCTIEEMEEYEPHIREGHVVFAGVDYERILREAEREADVLLWDGGNNDVPFFVSDLEIVLVDPHRAGHERIYFPGEVNLLRADVLVLTKMDTASPEQVHEVRANIRQLNPKAVVLETAMPVTVDRPHLIKGKRVLVIEDGPTLTHGGMSFGAGVLAAKQQGASELVDPRPYAVGTIQQIFAQYPHIGNLLPAMGYGATQVRELEDTIDRVPCDVVLIATPVDLGRIISIKQPTCRVTYCLEEQGIPGFRDVLAGVISQARNG, from the coding sequence ATGCCTGTCACGACGGTGCTGATTATGGGAGCGGCCGGCCGCGATTTTCATAATTTCAACGTGGTGTTTCGCGACCGTCCTGAGTATCGAGTCGTCGCCTTCACCGCGGCGCAGATTCCCAACATTGCAGGGCGTTGCTATCCTCCTGAGCTGGCAGGCTCCTTATATCCTGAGGGCATCCCGATTCATCCCGAGGGGGAACTTGAGTCTCTGATCGCGATCCATAAGGTCGATGAGGTTATTTTTGCCTACAGCGATATCTCCCACGGCGATGTCATGCATCAGGCCTCGCGGGTATTGGCTGCGGGGGCGGACTTCAGCTTGTTGGGCGGGCGCCGCACCATGGTCCCGGCGAAGAAGCCCGTTGTGTCGGTCTGCGCCGTCAGGACCGGAGCAGGCAAGAGTCCGGCGACTCGCAAGATTGCATCACTGCTGCGTGAGGAAGGGCTCCGCGTTGCGGTCATCCGGCATCCGATGCCCTACGGGGATTTGGCCAAACAAGCGGTCCAGCGCTTTGCCTGTCTCGAAGATCTTCGTATTGCCGACTGTACGATCGAGGAGATGGAGGAATACGAGCCGCATATTCGGGAAGGGCACGTGGTCTTTGCGGGCGTGGATTATGAGCGCATCCTGCGGGAGGCAGAACGAGAAGCCGATGTGCTCCTGTGGGACGGCGGCAATAACGATGTTCCATTTTTCGTGTCAGACCTGGAGATTGTCCTGGTCGATCCACACCGGGCCGGTCATGAGCGGATTTATTTCCCGGGCGAGGTCAACCTCCTCCGTGCCGATGTCCTGGTCCTCACCAAGATGGATACGGCCAGTCCGGAGCAGGTTCACGAGGTGCGGGCGAACATCCGGCAGCTCAATCCGAAGGCGGTGGTCCTTGAGACGGCGATGCCGGTCACCGTCGATCGTCCCCATCTGATCAAGGGGAAACGGGTGCTCGTCATCGAGGATGGTCCGACGCTCACCCACGGAGGCATGAGCTTCGGCGCTGGTGTTCTCGCCGCAAAGCAGCAAGGGGCCAGTGAGTTAGTCGACCCCAGACCCTATGCCGTCGGGACGATCCAACAGATCTTCGCCCAGTACCCCCATATCGGCAACCTGCTTCCAGCCATGGGCTACGGTGCAACGCAGGTCCGGGAGTTGGAGGACACGATCGATCGGGTTCCGTGCGATGTCGTCCTGATTGCGACCCCGGTTGACTTAGGCCGAATCATCTCTATTAAACAGCCGACATGCCGGGTGACATATTGTCTTGAAGAACAGGGGATACCGGGCTTCAGGGATGTGTTGGCAGGCGTGATCAGCCAAGCTAGAAACGGATGA
- a CDS encoding ABC transporter substrate-binding protein, which produces MRIAERDGGGFRVRRSRFSERRTARRGAFALALFLAALSVTVAFGASGQHTESPTEVVRATTSEVFRILEDESLKDPAKRIPRRRMLEEVIASHFDYTEMSKRALAANWTPLTAVERTEFVELFKSFLSDRYAEKIEGYSGEQVHYLSERIEGNYAEVRTELQSSKVEIPMDYRLHVKDGTWHAYDIIADGVSLVKNYRSQFDKIIRSDSYLELVRRLRERTVGEDKKKKTALTVGPHGLAT; this is translated from the coding sequence ATGAGGATAGCCGAGCGAGACGGGGGAGGGTTCAGGGTTCGACGTTCGAGGTTTTCGGAACGTCGGACCGCGCGGAGGGGAGCGTTCGCCCTTGCTCTGTTTCTTGCCGCCCTGAGCGTCACCGTTGCGTTCGGCGCGTCGGGCCAGCACACAGAGTCCCCAACTGAAGTGGTCCGTGCGACGACTTCTGAAGTCTTCCGCATCCTCGAAGACGAGAGTCTCAAAGATCCGGCCAAGCGCATCCCGCGCAGGCGTATGCTGGAGGAAGTCATCGCGTCCCACTTCGACTACACGGAAATGTCGAAGCGAGCGCTCGCCGCCAACTGGACTCCACTCACGGCCGTTGAGCGAACCGAGTTCGTCGAACTCTTCAAAAGCTTTCTGTCCGACCGCTATGCCGAAAAGATCGAAGGCTATTCGGGGGAACAAGTACACTATCTCTCCGAACGGATCGAGGGAAACTATGCGGAGGTCCGGACCGAACTGCAGTCGAGCAAAGTCGAAATCCCGATGGATTACCGTCTGCATGTGAAAGACGGAACCTGGCATGCCTACGACATCATCGCGGACGGAGTCAGCCTCGTGAAGAATTACCGCAGCCAGTTCGACAAGATCATCCGCTCAGACTCCTACCTGGAGCTCGTCCGCCGGCTGCGTGAGCGCACCGTCGGCGAGGATAAGAAAAAGAAGACGGCTCTCACAGTAGGACCCCACGGCCTCGCAACCTGA
- a CDS encoding dodecin family protein yields the protein MSVAKIIELSVESPKSFEDAIQNGITLAAKTVHGIKSAWVKEQHVVIDNGKVALYRVDLKVTFVLD from the coding sequence ATGTCCGTCGCGAAAATCATCGAGTTGAGTGTCGAATCGCCGAAGAGTTTCGAAGATGCCATTCAGAACGGGATCACCCTGGCAGCCAAGACCGTCCACGGCATCAAATCCGCGTGGGTGAAGGAGCAACATGTGGTGATCGACAATGGCAAGGTCGCCTTGTATCGCGTGGACCTGAAAGTCACGTTCGTACTGGATTAA
- a CDS encoding VOC family protein, which translates to MITSIAFTVYPVSNMERARAFYEHVLGLHASYHYQDVWVEYDLGGSTFAITTTEMGHTPGARGAVVAFEVSDLDAFLHKMKERAVAFVTEAFDTPVCRMAVIEDQDNNHITIHKRHT; encoded by the coding sequence ATGATCACATCCATAGCCTTCACTGTCTATCCGGTCTCGAACATGGAACGGGCGAGAGCCTTCTATGAACATGTGCTCGGCTTGCATGCGAGCTACCACTACCAAGATGTGTGGGTCGAATATGACCTTGGCGGTTCGACCTTCGCCATCACCACAACGGAGATGGGCCATACTCCGGGAGCAAGAGGAGCGGTGGTGGCGTTTGAGGTGTCAGACCTCGATGCGTTTCTCCACAAGATGAAAGAGCGGGCCGTGGCGTTCGTCACAGAAGCGTTCGACACGCCTGTCTGCCGCATGGCGGTGATCGAGGATCAGGACAACAACCACATCACGATCCACAAGCGGCACACGTGA
- a CDS encoding NAD(P)H-dependent oxidoreductase translates to MAKHITIIQGHPDAQHRHFCHALADEYAKGAEDGGHDVQCIEVAALDFPFLRTKEDFEKGTPPEAIRQAQDAIKWADHLVIIYPLWLGSMPALLKAFLEQVLRPGFAFEYQRSGGMAKKLLTGKSARIVVTMGMPAFVYRWIFFAHSLKSLRRNTLWFCGIGPIRSTIIGSIEGMNEKQRLGWLDEMRGLGEAGK, encoded by the coding sequence ATGGCGAAACATATCACGATCATTCAAGGCCATCCCGACGCGCAGCATCGCCATTTCTGTCATGCGCTGGCGGATGAGTATGCGAAGGGTGCGGAAGACGGCGGGCATGATGTCCAGTGCATCGAAGTAGCCGCCTTGGACTTTCCCTTCCTGCGAACGAAGGAGGACTTTGAGAAGGGAACACCGCCGGAGGCCATCAGGCAAGCTCAGGACGCGATCAAGTGGGCGGACCATCTCGTCATCATCTATCCCCTCTGGCTTGGGTCGATGCCCGCGTTGCTCAAAGCGTTTCTCGAGCAGGTGTTGCGCCCGGGCTTTGCGTTTGAATATCAGAGGTCCGGCGGGATGGCGAAGAAGCTGCTCACCGGCAAGTCCGCAAGAATTGTGGTGACGATGGGCATGCCGGCCTTCGTCTACCGATGGATTTTCTTTGCCCACAGCCTCAAGAGCCTCCGACGCAACACGCTCTGGTTCTGCGGTATCGGGCCGATCCGATCGACGATCATCGGCTCCATCGAAGGGATGAATGAGAAGCAGCGGTTGGGATGGCTGGATGAGATGAGGGGACTGGGGGAGGCGGGGAAATAG